One genomic window of Anaerofustis stercorihominis DSM 17244 includes the following:
- a CDS encoding cell division protein SepF, with translation MGFNDFIGELGEKIVGKDEYYEDEYYEEDDYYDDEPRKGGLFGKKSSVRTESAPVATHAASTVMLVEPRTFNDAPLVCDKLKGGITVVVNMDKVENEDAKKIFDFLSGAVYVLGASMKRIAQNVFILAPYGVEVETQERPNDSYNTSTRSRDLWEYED, from the coding sequence ATGGGATTTAACGATTTTATAGGTGAATTAGGCGAAAAGATTGTAGGGAAAGATGAATATTACGAAGACGAATACTATGAAGAAGATGATTACTATGATGATGAACCTAGAAAAGGCGGATTATTTGGTAAAAAATCTTCAGTAAGAACTGAAAGCGCACCTGTTGCGACACATGCTGCTTCAACGGTTATGCTTGTTGAACCGAGAACTTTTAATGACGCACCATTGGTTTGCGATAAATTAAAAGGCGGGATTACTGTTGTAGTAAATATGGATAAAGTAGAAAATGAAGATGCTAAAAAAATATTTGACTTCTTAAGCGGTGCCGTTTATGTACTTGGCGCAAGTATGAAGAGAATTGCTCAAAATGTGTTTATTTTAGCTCCTTACGGCGTTGAAGTAGAAACACAGGAAAGACCAAACGATTCTTATAATACATCAACACGTTCCAGAGATTTATGGGAGTATGAAGACTAA
- a CDS encoding YggS family pyridoxal phosphate-dependent enzyme, translating into MSIKDNLDKILNNIKTSGDNSAFNENVKLLAVTKFRTNEEIKEVIDYGIKDLGENKVKEFLGKYEYFKGQNINWHFIGHLQRNKVKDIVGKVHLIHSVDSIRLMEEINKQSEKKDIITNILIEFNIGKEENKYGFDESEVEEAFNKSIEFKNINVMGVMCMAPFTKDKDVLVNVFRKLRKIYDNCRNMYNKCDNINLSVISMGMSNDYQVAIDEGSNIVRIGTSIFEGE; encoded by the coding sequence ATGAGTATAAAAGATAATTTGGATAAGATATTAAATAACATAAAAACATCCGGTGATAACAGTGCTTTTAACGAGAATGTAAAATTACTTGCGGTAACAAAATTTAGGACTAATGAAGAGATCAAAGAAGTTATCGATTACGGAATAAAAGACCTTGGTGAAAATAAAGTAAAAGAATTTTTGGGAAAATATGAATATTTTAAAGGACAGAATATAAATTGGCATTTTATAGGTCATTTGCAAAGAAACAAAGTAAAAGATATTGTCGGTAAAGTTCATCTCATACATTCTGTCGATTCCATTCGTTTAATGGAAGAGATAAATAAGCAAAGTGAGAAAAAAGATATTATTACAAATATTTTGATAGAATTCAATATAGGCAAAGAAGAAAATAAATATGGGTTTGATGAAAGTGAAGTAGAAGAAGCTTTCAATAAATCCATTGAGTTTAAAAATATAAATGTTATGGGGGTTATGTGCATGGCTCCGTTTACAAAAGATAAAGATGTTTTAGTGAATGTTTTTAGAAAGTTAAGAAAAATTTATGATAATTGTAGAAATATGTATAATAAATGTGATAATATAAACTTATCTGTAATATCTATGGGGATGTCAAATGATTATCAAGTCGCCATAGATGAAGGTAGTAATATTGTCCGTATAGGGACAAGTATATTTGAAGGAGAATAA
- a CDS encoding sugar transferase, translated as MEKVSKEKIKKYKNSIFIKRLIDIICALLLSVAFIVPGVVIAIIVKISDGGSVFFVQERVGRNGRHFNIIKFRTMREGSDKEEAKLLKKSRNGFVQIKQDPRVTEFGRFLRKTSFDEIPQLINVLKGDMSLIGPRPFIPIETDLLDENEKQRCIAYPGLTGLAQLKGRSKLNIHDVVKLDIEYINNYSIFLDLKILFSTIFVVLKGI; from the coding sequence ATGGAAAAAGTAAGTAAAGAAAAAATTAAAAAATATAAAAATTCCATATTTATTAAAAGGCTCATAGATATAATATGCGCTTTACTGCTTAGTGTAGCTTTTATTGTTCCGGGAGTAGTAATTGCTATTATTGTTAAAATATCCGATGGTGGAAGTGTTTTTTTCGTTCAAGAAAGAGTTGGCAGAAACGGGAGGCATTTTAATATAATAAAATTCAGGACTATGAGAGAAGGCAGTGACAAAGAAGAAGCCAAATTACTTAAAAAATCGAGGAACGGTTTTGTTCAGATAAAACAAGATCCCAGAGTTACGGAGTTTGGAAGATTTTTAAGAAAGACAAGCTTTGATGAAATCCCTCAGCTTATAAATGTTTTAAAGGGAGATATGAGTTTGATAGGTCCCAGACCTTTTATCCCTATCGAAACGGATTTACTGGATGAAAATGAAAAACAAAGATGTATAGCATATCCCGGACTTACCGGACTTGCTCAATTAAAAGGAAGAAGCAAGCTTAATATACATGATGTCGTAAAGTTGGATATTGAATATATTAATAATTACTCTATATTTTTAGACCTTAAAATTCTTTTTTCCACTATTTTTGTAGTGCTAAAAGGAATATAA
- a CDS encoding HlyD family efflux transporter periplasmic adaptor subunit has translation MQNKNINRNRLPQNNKPIKKERKKSFIRKRYKEIIIISAILVFFLFSVFHTEDTVILNSQKHITTETAESYIFTNSEYVDLKETTPIKFTVKEGQKVGSNTKLSSSYKIKTNKYINDAIKVIDWRLKNKSYESREVFFRDLSELEEKITSTQDKYDNAKSSNNTTSINKYGASLTKLKDKKNMMQKSMKYIFADSATLKKIKSELKSKKSSKNKSLTISNLNFSFTGNIYFSRTGYEEVLNTNVMGALSKDYFDYLKGFKPPSTKDDKSIIKIVNNQCAYVCAVVNKDTYVEGEKEAKKYNKSVKKNHDLKTDGEYYDYLLTRVDMLITYPTIKFEDNDEVLDEGYLINSMDYGDDKKVLVICLKDAFDHLINVDKTKLNIHTNEVNVFTIPKSAIIEDGSKKYVYALTSGNFKELVEVKVYEEGFKNVLLKPSENPRLSNNMEVITNPD, from the coding sequence GTGCAAAATAAAAACATAAACAGAAATAGATTACCCCAAAATAATAAACCAATAAAAAAAGAACGAAAAAAAAGTTTTATCAGAAAACGATATAAAGAAATAATAATCATATCAGCTATTTTAGTCTTTTTTTTATTTTCCGTTTTTCATACAGAGGATACTGTAATACTTAATTCACAGAAACATATTACGACGGAAACTGCCGAAAGCTACATCTTTACAAATTCTGAATATGTGGACTTAAAGGAGACCACGCCCATAAAATTTACGGTTAAAGAGGGACAGAAGGTAGGCTCAAATACGAAGCTTTCTTCAAGTTATAAAATAAAAACCAATAAATATATAAATGATGCGATAAAAGTAATAGACTGGAGGCTTAAAAATAAGTCATATGAAAGCAGGGAAGTTTTTTTTAGAGACCTTAGCGAGCTAGAGGAAAAAATAACAAGTACTCAGGATAAATACGACAATGCCAAGAGTTCAAATAATACTACCAGTATAAATAAATATGGAGCTTCCTTAACAAAATTAAAAGATAAGAAGAATATGATGCAGAAATCCATGAAATATATTTTTGCAGATTCTGCCACTCTTAAAAAAATAAAGAGTGAACTCAAGAGTAAAAAATCTTCAAAGAATAAATCCCTTACTATTTCAAATTTGAATTTTTCATTTACGGGAAATATATATTTTTCCAGAACGGGATATGAAGAAGTCCTTAATACCAATGTAATGGGAGCTTTAAGTAAGGATTATTTTGATTATTTAAAGGGATTTAAACCACCAAGTACTAAAGATGATAAATCTATTATAAAAATCGTAAACAATCAATGTGCTTATGTATGTGCGGTCGTTAATAAAGATACATATGTCGAAGGGGAAAAAGAGGCAAAAAAATATAATAAATCCGTGAAGAAAAATCATGATTTAAAAACAGACGGAGAATATTATGATTATCTTTTAACGAGAGTTGATATGCTTATTACTTATCCTACAATCAAATTTGAAGATAACGATGAAGTCTTGGATGAAGGTTACCTTATTAATTCTATGGATTACGGAGATGATAAAAAAGTTTTGGTTATATGTTTAAAAGATGCTTTTGATCATTTGATAAACGTAGATAAAACAAAACTTAATATTCATACGAATGAAGTAAATGTTTTTACAATACCGAAAAGTGCTATAATTGAAGATGGAAGTAAAAAGTATGTTTATGCACTTACAAGCGGAAATTTTAAGGAGCTTGTGGAGGTTAAAGTATATGAAGAAGGTTTTAAAAACGTACTTTTAAAACCTAGTGAAAATCCGAGACTAAGTAATAATATGGAAGTTATAACTAATCCTGATTAG